The Corallococcus soli genome contains a region encoding:
- the sthA gene encoding Si-specific NAD(P)(+) transhydrogenase: protein MSARQFDVVVLGSGPGGEGASMKAVKSGRRVCSVEQSPLVGGACTHTATIPSKALRHAIQRLMDVQRDHPELRSELARHTPLADMMRAATSVVSKQVQLRSTFYERNRVELVVGRARFRDAHTVEVTEPRGSVELMTAGAFVVATGSRPYHPRGVDFRHPRIFDSDTILRLRESPPSMIIYGAGVIGCEYASMFRMLGVKVDLVNTRDRLLSFLDDEISDALSYHLREQGVLIRHQEEMTKVEAHDHGVVLHLKSGKRLKADVFLWANGRSGNSEDLGLEALGIAVDSRGCIQVNDAYQTSVPHIYAVGDVVGAPSLASASYDQGRFAATHIVEGRLEHKLVKDIPTGIYTSPEISSLGRTERELTQAGIPYEVGHAFFKSLARAQITGRTVGMLKLLFQRETREILGIHCFGDNASEIIHIGQAIMTQEGPGNSIDYFINTTFNYPTMAEAYRVAALNGLNRLF, encoded by the coding sequence ATGAGTGCTCGGCAGTTCGACGTGGTGGTCCTCGGCTCCGGTCCGGGGGGTGAAGGTGCTTCCATGAAGGCGGTGAAGTCCGGCCGCCGGGTGTGCTCCGTGGAGCAGAGCCCGCTCGTCGGCGGCGCCTGCACGCACACGGCCACCATCCCCTCCAAGGCGCTGCGCCACGCCATCCAGCGCCTGATGGACGTGCAGCGGGACCACCCGGAGCTGCGCTCCGAGCTGGCGCGACACACGCCGCTGGCGGACATGATGCGCGCCGCCACCTCCGTGGTGTCCAAGCAGGTGCAGCTGCGCAGCACCTTCTACGAGCGCAACCGCGTGGAGCTGGTGGTGGGCCGCGCGCGCTTCCGGGACGCGCACACGGTGGAGGTGACGGAGCCGCGCGGCTCCGTGGAGCTGATGACAGCGGGGGCCTTCGTGGTGGCCACCGGCTCCAGGCCCTACCACCCCCGGGGCGTGGACTTCCGCCACCCGCGCATCTTCGACTCGGACACCATCCTGCGGCTGCGCGAGTCCCCTCCGTCGATGATCATCTACGGCGCGGGCGTCATCGGCTGCGAGTACGCCTCCATGTTCCGGATGCTCGGCGTGAAGGTGGACCTGGTGAACACGCGCGACCGGCTGCTGTCGTTCCTGGACGACGAGATCTCCGACGCCCTCTCCTACCACCTGCGCGAGCAGGGCGTGCTCATCCGCCACCAGGAGGAGATGACGAAGGTGGAGGCCCACGACCACGGCGTGGTGCTGCACCTGAAGAGCGGCAAGCGGCTCAAGGCCGACGTCTTCCTCTGGGCCAACGGGCGCTCCGGCAACAGCGAGGACCTGGGCCTGGAGGCGCTGGGCATCGCGGTGGATTCGCGCGGCTGCATCCAGGTCAACGACGCGTACCAGACGTCCGTGCCGCATATCTACGCGGTGGGGGACGTGGTGGGCGCCCCGTCCCTGGCGAGCGCGTCCTATGACCAGGGCCGCTTCGCCGCCACGCACATCGTGGAGGGCCGGCTGGAGCACAAGCTGGTGAAGGACATCCCCACCGGCATCTACACCAGCCCTGAAATCAGCAGCCTGGGCCGCACCGAGCGCGAGCTCACCCAGGCGGGCATCCCCTACGAGGTCGGCCACGCCTTCTTCAAGAGCCTGGCCCGCGCCCAGATCACCGGCCGCACCGTGGGCATGCTGAAGCTGCTCTTCCAGCGGGAGACCCGGGAGATATTGGGCATCCACTGCTTCGGGGACAACGCCTCCGAAATCATCCACATCGGCCAGGCCATCATGACGCAGGAGGGGCCGGGCAACAGCATCGACTACTTCATCAACACCACGTTCAACTACCCCACCATGGCGGAGGCCTACCGCGTCGCCGCGCTCAACGGCCTCAACCGCCTGTTCTGA
- the ahcY gene encoding adenosylhomocysteinase yields the protein MTAATKQQKQDYAVADLKLASWGRKEIRIAESEMPALMAIRDEYAKQQPLKGARVTGSLHMTIQTAVLVETLQALGAEVRWASCNIFSTQDHAAAALVEAGTPVFAHKGESLKEYWDFTHRIFEFGPAGSDHEGPNMILDDGGDATLLMHLGKRAEKDLGVIANPESEEERELYASIKAKLAEDATWYSRKSAKILGVTEETTTGVHRLQEMSVKGTLLFRAINVNDSVTKSKFDNLYGCRESLVDGIKRATDVMIAGKIAVVAGYGDVGKGSAQALRALSAQVWVTEIDPICALQAAMEGYRVVTMEYAADKADIFVTATGNKSVITHEHMAKMKDQAIVCNIGHFDNEIEVASLEKYQWEEIKPQVDHVIFPDNKRIILLAKGRLVNLGCGTGHPSYVMSSSFANQTIAQIELYSHSDKYQVGKVYVLPKHLDEKVARLQLKKLNAQLTELTPEQANYIGVEKSGPYKQDTYRY from the coding sequence ATGACCGCAGCCACCAAGCAGCAGAAGCAGGACTACGCCGTCGCCGACCTCAAGCTCGCCAGCTGGGGCCGCAAGGAGATCCGCATCGCCGAGAGCGAGATGCCCGCGCTCATGGCCATCCGCGACGAGTACGCGAAGCAGCAGCCCCTGAAGGGCGCGCGCGTGACGGGCTCGTTGCACATGACCATCCAGACGGCGGTGCTGGTGGAGACCCTCCAGGCGCTGGGCGCCGAGGTCCGCTGGGCGTCGTGCAACATCTTCTCCACCCAGGACCACGCGGCCGCCGCGCTGGTGGAGGCCGGCACGCCGGTGTTCGCGCACAAGGGCGAGTCCCTCAAGGAGTACTGGGACTTCACCCACCGCATCTTCGAGTTCGGCCCCGCCGGCAGCGACCACGAGGGTCCGAACATGATCCTCGACGACGGCGGCGACGCGACCCTGCTCATGCACCTGGGCAAGCGCGCGGAGAAGGACCTGGGCGTCATCGCGAACCCGGAGAGCGAGGAGGAGCGTGAGCTGTACGCCTCCATCAAGGCGAAGCTCGCGGAGGACGCGACCTGGTACTCGCGCAAGAGCGCCAAGATTCTGGGCGTCACCGAGGAGACCACCACGGGCGTGCACCGCCTGCAGGAGATGTCCGTCAAGGGCACGCTCCTGTTCCGCGCCATCAACGTCAACGACAGCGTGACGAAGAGCAAGTTCGACAACCTGTACGGCTGCCGTGAGTCCCTGGTGGACGGCATCAAGCGCGCCACGGACGTGATGATCGCCGGGAAGATCGCCGTCGTCGCCGGCTACGGCGACGTCGGCAAGGGCTCCGCGCAGGCGCTGCGCGCGCTGTCCGCCCAGGTGTGGGTCACGGAGATCGACCCCATCTGCGCGCTCCAGGCCGCGATGGAAGGCTACCGGGTCGTGACCATGGAGTACGCCGCGGACAAGGCGGACATCTTCGTCACCGCGACGGGCAACAAGAGCGTCATCACCCACGAGCACATGGCGAAGATGAAGGACCAGGCCATCGTGTGCAACATCGGCCACTTCGACAATGAGATCGAGGTCGCCTCCCTGGAGAAGTACCAGTGGGAGGAGATCAAGCCCCAGGTCGACCACGTCATCTTCCCGGACAACAAGCGCATCATCCTGCTCGCCAAGGGCCGCTTGGTGAACCTGGGCTGCGGCACCGGCCACCCCAGCTACGTGATGTCCAGCTCGTTCGCGAACCAGACCATCGCGCAGATCGAGCTGTACTCGCACAGCGACAAGTACCAGGTGGGCAAGGTGTACGTGCTGCCCAAGCACCTGGATGAGAAGGTCGCCCGGCTCCAGCTCAAGAAGCTCAACGCGCAGCTCACGGAGCTGACGCCGGAGCAGGCGAACTACATCGGCGTGGAGAAGTCCGGTCCCTACAAGCAGGACACCTACCGCTACTAA